From the genome of Bremerella sp. JC817:
ATCTGCAACCTGGTGGTCGATATCAGCGAAAGCATGCGCTACCGCGGTCCTGATGCGGCGATGTCGAAGCTGGAATACGCCCAGGCATTGGCCGCGACATTTGCCTGGCTGATTCTGCAGCAACAAGATGCAGTCGGCCTGGTGACGTTCGATCAGCAGGTGCGATCGCTGGTTCCACCTAGCGGCAGCCCGGTGCAATTGCAGCAAGTCATCGACGTGCTGCAGTCGGTCGAATCGAAAGAGAAAACCGAGATCGGTCCGCTATTGCACGAGCTTTCCGGACGGTTGAACCGCCGTGGTTTGGTGATTGTGCTGAGCGATTTCTTTGACGATGTCGACTCGATCATGGCAGGCCTCAAACACCTCCGTTTCCGCAAACACGACATCATTTTGATGCATGTGCTCGACCCGGCCGAACTCGATTTTCCGTTCGATCGTCCCACGATGTTTCATGGCCTCGAACAGTTCCCGGAACTGCTGGCCGACCCGATCTCGGTCCGCAAAGCGTACCGCCAAGAGATTGATTCGTTTGTGAACGATCTGCGAAGCCAGACGTTGGCGAACCAGATGGACTATGCCCAGGTCCGAACCGACATGCCGTTCGATGCGGTCCTGCGGAATTACTTGAACCACCGCAACGCCCGTTTAGTTTAGAACGGCGCTAGCCAGGAACAGTTTTAACCTAGTGAATCCTTTTGCGTTTTCCAGTGCGACGATGCTCCTGTGGGGGTTGGCTGCCGTAGCGCCGATTCTCATTCATCTGTGGAATCGTCGTCGCTACCGTGAAACCGACTGGGCCGCGATGAAGTTCCTGCTGGCCGCGATGAAGAAGAATCGCCGCCGCATTCAGGTCGAGCATCTGCTTCTGCTGCTGGTACGTTGTGCGATCCTGCTCTTCTTCGCGATCGCTTTGGCCGACATGTCGTGCGTCGGCGGCTCAGGAATTGCCGGTTTCGGCGGACCAGGTTCGGCAACGCATACCGTGCTGGTGATCGACCAGTCTTACAGCATGGCGTACGGCGAAGATGGTCAGACGCGGCTCGATCGGGCAAAAGAATTGGCCCGGCAACTGGTCAACGAAGCAAGCGAAGGTGACGGGTTCACGCTGATCACCATGGGGCGAACGGCTCGAGGCGTGATCTCGGAACCGGCTTTCGACCCAGGCGATGTCCTGCGCGAAATCGATCAGATCGATATCGACCCTGGCGTTGCTGTGCTTGATCTGACTCTGGCCGAAATTGAAGGTGTGCTGCGTGTCGCTGCCCGAGACTTCCCACGCCTGCGACGATCTCAGGTTTGTATCCTGACCGACTACGGTGACGTGACCTGGAAAGATGCGGCGTCGCAGTCGAGCGAACAACTGCTGACGAAGATTCAGGAACTCGCCGTGATGCGAACCCTCGACGTCGGTCAGCCCCAAACGACCAACAGTGCGATCGTCGGTGCGGAACAAGTCACGCCTTATCTCACGCCGAATCAGCCAGCTCGGTTCCGAGTCGATATTACCTGCGACAATGCCTCACAGTTGCCAAGCCAAGTCTTGCAGATGATGGTCGATGGTCGGCTCGTCTCGCAGAAGATGGTTCCTTTTGTCGACAACCAGATCGTATCGGTCGAGATGAACACCGTCTTCACCCAGCCAGGGACGCACGCCATTGAGTTTCGCCTGGAAGACGACCTGTTGAAGGTCGACAATCACCGCTACGTCGTTGTCGAAGTGAAGCCGCAGCTACGTGTGCTTTGCCTGGCAAGCGATGTTCCTTCGCTCAAGTTCTTGAAGCTGGCTCTCGATCCTTCCGGTGAAATCGATTCGGCGATCAAGGTCGAGACAATGAATGCCTCGGCACTGCTCGATATCGACCTGCTGGCCTATGATGCGGTCTACCTGTCGAATGTACCGCAAATTGCTCCCGACGAGGCAGCCGTCTTGCGAGGCTACGTAGAACGTGGGGGCGGGCTGGTGATCTTCCTCGGCGATAAAGTTCGGGCCGACAGTTACAACGCCGCTTTCCGGCCAACTGGCGAGAATCCTGCTCCGCTGCTCGGCGTGCATCTCGATCAGCCATCGAAGCGGGGCGAATATTTCCTCGACCCACGCCAGTACGAAAGTCCAATTCTCGAGCCATTCCGCGGCCAGCAGGCCGGTGGTTTGTTGACGACTCCGGTCTGGAATTACTTCCAGGTCACTCTGCCAGAAGGCTCGTCGGCGAAGGCCGATTTGTGGTTTGGCAGCGGCGATCCGGCGATCGTTTCAGGGCAATACCATCCTGCGCTGAAGGATGAGGACGTCGTCTCCAGACTCGGAGGCAACGTGCTGCTGTTCTGTCTGCCGGCCAGCACCGACAGCGTTGACCGTTCGCTCGATCCGCCTGAAGCGTGGACCGTATTTCCGACCTGGCCGAGCTTCCCACCGCTGGTGCAAGAGTCACTTGCCATGGCGGTCGCCTCGCAGTTCGATCGCCGCAATCGCCAACTGGGCGAAGTGTTTGAAGGGATTGTCGAAGGTAACTTGGGGGCGACCTTGATCGAAGTGACATTGCCTGATGATCAGTCGAGCCGTATCGAAGCCGTTGCCCGCGACGACCGTTTATTCTGGGCGTTTGATCGAACCGATCAGGTCGGCATTTATCGCTCGAAGTCTCTGTCGGACGGAGCGACCTCGCAGGTCGAGTTTGCTGTGAATCCCGATCCACGGGAAAGCGATCTGACGCGCGTTGCCATGGAGAACGTGCCACCTGGCTTGCAGCCTGGCGAGCATGGAGCAGACGTGGCAGGCGGAAGTCCGGTGGTCGCGGCTGCGTCGTCGATCGATCTGTTTCGCTACGCGTTGATTCTGGTGCTTGGTCTTTTGTTCTTTGAAAGTTTTCTGGCCTTTCGATTTGGGGCCGCCGCACGATGAATGACGCATGGCGACAATTCGTTCGGTGGACCCTGGCCGATGAGAGCCCGGTAACCGATGCCACGATGGAAGTGACCTTGCAGTGGGCGCCTCCGTGGGCGGCATGGGTGACGCTGCTGATTGTGATCGCGGCGGTGTTATTCTTTGGCTCGATCTATCGTCGAGAAAACCGTCAGCGAGCGATCCCCAAATGGGCGTTCCTGTTGGCTGGCCGCCTGACGCTGATCGGGATCGTACTGTTCATGCTCTATGGACTTCAGCAGCAGCCGTTCCAGACCGACGCACCTGACCTGGTCATCGCGATCGACGACACGCAAAGCATGTCGCATCAAGATAGCTTTGCGGAAGGGGAAGAGTCGTTGATTCGCTCGCGCGTTGAAGCGGCGAACCTGGGCGAGCCGACTCGTTGGAACCAGGCCCGGACCGTGCTGCTGGAAGAGAACGAGTCACTGCTCAAGAAGCTTCGCGAACGGTATAACGTTCGATCGTATTGGCTGGGAGACTCCGGCCGAGCACTGACCGTTCCGGACGATCAGTTCGGCGATGCCCTCCGAACGTCGACACCTTCCGGCGAAGTGAGTCGACTGGGAACGAGCCTTTCACAAATTCTGGAACAACAGCGTGGCCGACCGACAGCTGCGGTCGTGCTACTTTCCGACGGCGTAACGATCGAAGGGCCTAGCCTTTCCGAAGGAGCCCAACAGGCAGCACTGCGTGGCATTCCAGTCTTCCCGATCGGAATCGGTAGCCAGCAGCTTTCGCGGGAGCTTCGCCTCGAAGAAGTCGTTGTCGATCCGGTCGCCTTTGTGGGCGATACACTAACCTTCACGATTCGTCTTTCCGCCCAAGGGATGGAAGGGGAATCGGTTCGTTTGTCGGTTGCCGATCGTGACAATCCAAGTGTCGTTCTGAATGAGTTTGAACTGACTCTTCCCACAGAACGCGTGACCCGCGAAGTTCGGTTGCAGTTCCGGCCAGACAAGATTGGCGACTTTCACTATGTCGTGAAGGTCGATACGGCCAGCGGCGATATGACCGGCGAAGAGACTTCGGTCACGCGAAAGGTGAAGGTGCTCGATGCAACGATTCGCGTTCTCTATGTCCAGGCCTATCCCCGCTTTCAGTTTCGTTATTTGAAGATGCTGCTCGAGCGGCAGTTAAAACGGAATGAGGGCCTGTCGGAACCAGAACGTGCCTTCGACCTGACCACCATCCTGCAAGATGCCGACCAGTCGTATGCCGATCAGGACGAGACTGCTGAAGTTGCTTTCCCAGCGACGCGTGATCAGTTGTTCTCTTACGATGTGGTGATCGTCGGAGATGTGAACTCGGCGTTCCTCAGTCGCGAGCAACTGCAAAACCTGCGCGACTTCGTCGAAGTCAAAGGGGGCGGGCTGATCTTTGTCGGCGGCCAATACTTCCTGCCATGGGATTACCGCGCAACGCCGATCGATGCGTTGTTTCCGTTCGCTTTGGATGACGTGCCTCGTACTGATACCGACCAGTCCTACCCCGATCCACTGCGTGCCGAGCTTTCGGAACTGGGGCTCAATACGCTTCCACTGCAAGTTGCCCAGACCCCTGCGGAGTCGATCGCAGCGTGGCAAGGCATGGATCAGGTCTATTGGAACGTACCGATTCAGCGGCTCAAGCCAGGGGCGCAAACGTTGGCTCAGGTCACCCGCCCTGATGGCGAACGACAGCCGCTTCTCACGCAGCAGTTCATCGGTCGCGGCAAGGTGATGTTCCTGGGAAGCGATGACCTGTGGCGATGGGATTATCACGACGAGTTCTGGATGCAGACGATTCGCTATTTGGCTCGATCGAGCTTGTTGGGATCGGATGGCTCGGTCGAAATCACGGTCGATCGTTCGACCTATCGCACCGGTGAGTCGGCCACCGCTCGCGTTCGTTTCTTTGACGAAGGTCAGGCCCCGCCTGCCGACGACGGCGTTCAGTTGACGCTCGAAAAGCCGGACGGCCGCACACGGACGATCACGATGTCGCGCGTCGCCGGAAATCGAGACCTGTTCGAGGCAACCATTCCAGGCCTGACCGCCGGTGACCATCGGCTGTGGATCGTTCAACCGTTGCTGCGGGGCGAATCAGGCGAAACCGAACCACCCTCGACCCTGTTTTCGGTCGAACCCGTCGCAGGCGAAATGACGCGGCTAGATATGGACTTAGACGAACTTCGCCAGACTGCCTCGTCGACGAGGGGCCAGTATTTCTCGTTCCTCGACTCGGGGAAGCTATTAGATGTCCTCCCGCGGGGGAGGCAGGTCCGGATTCAGACTTTGCCGCCCGAGCCGCTGTGGAATTCCTGGAAACTTGCCCTGTTGTTCGTCACACTATTAATTGGAGAGTGGGTCCTGCGAAAACGCATGGGTCTGCTCTAGTTTGTCCCGAAGGAAATGACGGATGGCTTCCGAAACCTCTAAATCCAATGCGTCCACTGGCGACCACATTGTGGTACGTCGCGTGGAAGAAGCTCGCCGAGGGGCGATGCGTCGCGTTCGCGTGCGCGGGACGGCATGGGCAGTGGTGGCGGCGGTGGCCTTCCTGTTGGGAATGGCGTTGTTCGATTACCTGCTTCGCCAGGACGACATTGGCACACGCTGGTTCCTCTCGCTGATCACGTTCGGCGGTGTCTTATTCTGCGGATACTTTTGGCTACTGCCGGCCTGGCGTTGGGCTCCTTCGCTGCAGCAGATTGCTCAGCGGATAGAGCAGTTCTTTCCAGAGATGCGCGATCGAATTTCGAGTGCGCTCTTCTTTCTGGGTCAGGACGAAAAAGACGCCTCGGGCAGCTCGACCTATTTTCGCCATAAGCAAATTAACGAGACGGCGGCCACGCTGACCTATACCGATTTGTCCGTCGCCTTGAACCGCAACCTGGCGACCCGGGCTGTCTACGCAACGATCGGCATGACCTTAGTGTTGCTGTCGGTGATGTTCTTTTCGCCGCAGCAGTTAACGACGGCGGTCGCTCGACTGGCGATGCCATGGAAGACAATCGAATGGCCGCGGCATAACAATCTGGCCTTGGTCGATCCTCCGCTGGTCGTGCCGATGGGTGGCCGAGCTACCATCATGGTCGAAGACATCAATGGCCGAATGCCGGAACAGTTAGAGCTTCAGGTCCGTTACCAGCCGGACGAACGCCCGATGGTTCACCCGATGCAACTCGACCTGGAAAGCAACCAGATGGTTTACCAACTGGATGGCATCCAACGGCCGTTCGAGTTCCGTGTCGAAGGGGGCGACGACGACACGATGGCCTGGTATTCGGTCGATGTGGTCAAGCCACCGAAGTTCACCGATATCCAAGTCACGCTGGTGCCGCCGGAGTACACTCGTTGGCTGCCAAGCGAATCGCCACGTTCCATCATCGCCTTGGCAGGAACCTCGCTTCAGCTTCGCGGAAAGGTTGATCAAACCATCACCCAGGCGGAGTTCGTCTTCGACGCTGCCGGCGAAACGCAGGCATTCCCCTTGGTGATCGGCGAAGATGGCAAGAGCTTTTCGACGCCGCCCGGTTCGGAAAGCGAACCTGTCGTTGGTCCGGTTCTGGAAAAGAGTGGCAACTATTGGATCGAAGTCACGGTCGATTCAGGCCTCAAGAAAGGGGAAGGGCAACGCTTTCCCGTTCGCGTCATTCCTGACAAAACGCCGATCGTCTCGTGGATCGCTCCTGATCGCAACCTTTCGCTCACCGCGTCGGCGATGCTCGATCTGTCGGCAGGCGTTCGTGACGATTTGCGAACCGAGAATGTGAAGCTGGCGGTGACCCGTCCCGCCGATGCCACCGTGCTGGTCGACGAGTCCGTCTACATAGGCCCGGAAGAGATCCCGTTTGAAACGGCCCCAAGCAACCTGGCGATGGGGCAGGGCGAAGATCTGGAGATCGTCTATTCGCTCGACTTTGCAAAGCTGGATGGACTGGTCCCAGGTACCGTGCTCGAGCTGATCGTTTCGGCGAGCGACTATCGTCCGCAGTCTGGCAAAAGCCTGCCACGCGTGATCACGATCATTTCGGATGAACAACTCGACCAACGCGTCAATCGTCAACAACGCGACATCATCTCGAAGATCGCCGATGCTCGGCGTTTGCAGCAAGACGCGCGCCAGCAGACACGTAGTGTCGAGATTCAACTGAACGAAGGCTCCAAGCTTGGCCCGGCAGAGATGGCGAATCTGCAGAACGGTGAGCAGAACCAGAAGAACGTTCGCGACAAGCTGGTCGGCGGTAAAGAAAGTGCCTTGGCCAAGATCGATCAATTGCTCAACGAGCTGAAGCAGAATCGGAAGCCTGATCACGATGCGACCGAAATGTTGGAGGACCTGAAGCAGAAGATCGAAGGGATCGCCAATCAGGAACTCACGCCGATCGAAAACGAGATGACGCAGCTTCGTCGTCAAACGGCTCAAGCGGGCCAAACCTCGTCGCCAAACGGCGAAGGCGAACCTTCTGGCGAACAACCGGATCAGCCGAAGGAAGAAGGTGCCACCGAACCAGACGCGGGCCAGCCGGGCGAGAAGGGGGCTAACGAACAACAGCAGCAGACTCAAGAGAAGCTCAAGGAAGTGGGCGAGCGACAAGAGAACGTTGCGGGGCAACTGCAAGACTGGCAAAACGATTTGAACAAGTGGGATACGTTCCGCCGTTTCGCGATGGATGTTCGGGAACTGGCCAGTCGCCAGGAAGATCTTTCGCGAGCTGTTGACGAGAAACAGGCCGATATGATCGGCAAAGATGTCGAGCGGATGACCCCTGATGAACGTGCCGACCTGAAGCAAATGGCCGAACAGCAAACCGGCCTCGCAGGCGAACTAGATCAGATCCAGTCTCGCATGCGAGATATGCTGCAGAACAAACCAGACAGCGAAGATGTCTCGAACACGCTGAAAGATGCCATCGCCGAAAATCGTGACTCGGCCGTTTCACAGCGAATGCGACAAGCAGGCCAGCGGATCGAACAAAACAAATTGTCTTCCGCCAAGGACTCGCAAGACCAGGTCCAGAAATCGCTGGAAGATGTGCTCGACACGCTGCAAAACCGTCGCGAGATCGACAAAAAGGAGCTGAAGCGCAAGCTCGATGAAGCGAAGCAGGAACTGGAAGAGCTTCAAGAGCAGCAAAAGGAATTAAAGCAGAAAGCGACTGAAGCCAAGAACCAGGCCGATCGCAACGATGCTTCACCGATGGGCCAGCAATCGCGTCAGAAACAACTCGAGCGTCTGAAGGAACAAGCCCAACAGATGCAGCAGCAGGCCGAACGCCTGGCACGCAAGCTGGAACGGCTCTCGGCGCGGAAAGCTGCCGAGAAGGTTCGCGATGCGGCCGAGCGTTTGGAAGAGGCAGCCAAGAATGCTCAGAACATGGATCCTGAACAGCTGCAGGAAGAGATCGATCAGGCCCAACAAGATTTGGAAGATGCGCAACAGGAATTGGAAGAGCAGCAAGAGCAAGTCGAGCAAGACCTGGCCGACGAACAAGCGGCCAAGCTAAAGCAGTCGATCGATCAGTTGATCATCCGTCAGACGCGCATTCGTGACGAATTGACTCGCTTGGAAAAAGCCCAGTCGGTCGACGGTCAACTTACGCCGGCTCAGCAGCAAACGATTCTGGGACTGTCGCTTGAACAAGCGGCGATCACCGACGAGATTCGTTCGTTCGCCGAAGCGATTGCCAAAGCGGAGGTGTATCACCTCTCGCTGCTGCTCACCGCCGAGGTGACGACTGATCTGGCCCGGATCTTGGACACCAGCAAGGTCGACCGTCAGGCCTTGGCTCTGGCAGACGAAGCGGTCGAGCGGCTGGAACAACTGGTCGCTGCGATGGAAGAAGAGCAGAAGCAAAAGCAGGGCGAGCAGCAACAACAACAGAATCAGGATCAACAAGATCATGCTCAGCAGAATCAGCAGCAGCAACAAGGAAGCCAGGATGGTATTAGCCAGACGGCCCAGTTGCGTTTATTGAAGCTGATGCAGCAGTCGCTCAAAGGGCGCACTGAAAAAGCCGGGAAACGCATGGCCGAGAATCCGAACGCCAACGATCAGGCCGAACTGGCTCGCTTGGCGTCGGAGCAGGGACGTCTTTCCGAGATGACGCTGAACCTGATCAAGAACACGGAAGAAGAAATGTTCGACCCGGACAGTCTGCCCGATCTCGAACAGACCGTTCCTGGAGAGGAGGAAGGCAATGAACCTTAAGTTTCCATTCGCCTATGGTTTCGTCGTACTAGGTCTAGTGCTGGGGGGCTGGTGTATTCCGGTCTCGGCCCAGGATGCCAGCGACGAAGATCCTGCGATGTCTTCGCTGGACGAAGAACTTTTCAACGATCTGGGAAGCGACTTGTTCGGCGATCTCGATTTGCCTGCCGAAGCGAAGGAAGCTCCAGAAATGGAGAAGCCGGCGACCGACGACGAAGGCAAGCCGAAAGAGACTTCCAACGATGAAAATGCAGGCCCACGCGGCATGGGGATCGAGCGCACCGATCAGATGGTTCAAGAAGACCCGCTGACCAAAATCGGCGGTTTGATGCGCGAAGTTCAGAAACGGATCTCCGGCGGTCAGGCCGAGTCGCAAACGGTTGCGATGCAGCAGAAGATTATCGAAGAGATCGAAAAACTGCTGGAGCAACAGGATCAGCAAAACAACCAGAACCAATCCAACAGCAATTCGCAAAATCAGAATCAGAATCAAAACCAAGATCAACAACAGAATCAGCAGCAAAGCCAGTCGGGCGGCCAGCAGCAAAACCAACAGCAACAGCAGGGTGGCCAACAACAGCAACAACAAGGACAGCAGCAAGGTCAACAACAGGGCCAACAGGAAGGGCAGCAGCAGTCGATGCAGGAAGGGCAAACCGGTGGCGAGCCGCAGCCAAGTGAAGGTAATGGTGAGCCAGGTGAGGAAGAAAGCAACGATTCCAGCAACAGCACCGATAACCTCCGCGATCGCAAGGTGATGCCGATCTCGCCGGAAGAACAAGACGCCCTGGTCAAGAAGGCGTGGGGTAACTTGCCGACCCATTTGCGAAAACAGATCTCGAACAGTTCGATGGAACGGTTCCTGCCGAAGTACGAACGGCTGACTCAGGAATATTTCCGCAAGCTGGCGGAACTTGAGGAGTAAGCCAACGCGACCATGGATCATTATTCACGCAGAACGATGTTGAAGTCCGCCCTGGCTGCTGCTGGCACCGGGAGCATTGGTTCAATGCTCGCCGCCCAGGAATGGCGTGGCACTTCGCGGCGTGCTTCCAGTGGACTCATCACGCCCGACATTCAATTGAGCATCAACCAAGGTCTGCAGTACTTGGCGGAACGGCAGACGACGCAAGGGCAGCAGCGCGGCGCGTTCGGTTCCGATGGCTATCGTGCCAACACGGCGGTAGTCGGGCTGGCCGGTCTCGCCTTCATGGCATCGGGCAGTTCGCCCAATCGCGGACCGTACGGGGCCAATATTTCTGCATGCCTCGATTACCTGCTGGCCAATACGCAAAGCGGTGGCTTTGTCGCCCTGCCCAATGCCCGAACGCATGGTCCGATGTATGGCCATGGTTTCGCGACGTTGTTCCTGGCGGAGGTCTACGGCATGACCGGCGTGCCGGAACTTCGCGATACGGTTCGAGCGGCGATCAAGCTGATTGTCGATACGCAGAATGCCGACGGCGGTTGGCGTTACCAGCCGGTCCGAAGTGAAGCCGATATTTCGGTCACGGTCTGCCAGATGATGGCTCTACGAGCAGCACGTAACGCGGGCATCTTCGTACCGAACGAAACGGTCGATCGCTGTGTCGACTATGTCACCCGCAGCCAGAATCCAGATGGTGGTTTCAGCTACATGCTGACCGGCGGACCGAGTGCCTTCCCACGTTCGGCCGCAGGCGTGGTCGCTCTTTACAGTGCCGGTTTGTACGAAGGAGAGATCATCGAGCGAGCCCTGAAGTACCTCGATGACAACCTGCCGCAGGAAAGTACCTTCCGCGGCAATAATCACTTCTTCTATGGCCAGTACTACGCGGCCCAGGCCTTCTGGCATGTCGGCTCGCAACGGTGGGAACGCTATTACCGAATGATCCGCGAGGTCCTGCAAGATCGACAGACGGCCCAAGGTTTCTGGACCGACTTTATCTGTCCTGAATATGGGACGGCGATGGCGTGTATCGTGCTGCAACTTCCCAACAACTATCTTCCGATCTTCCAAAAATGATGCTGGTGATTGTTCGCACAATGTTGTGGTGCTGTCTGGTATTGGCGGCTTCGGTATGCCATGCCCAGTCGGTCGTCACTGGACCACTGGTCTCTATCGGAAAGCCAACGACCAACGTCGCCATCCGCGAGATCGCCGATCTTGAACATTGGACCGGCGAGTCGACGATCGAGGTCGGCCAGGTCGTCCGCTTTGGCAATCCCGAACTGATCGAAGATGACGGCGTGGTGTTGTTTGACGATGGCACCCGGATCGTTGCGAAGGAATTGCACACGCAAGGCAACTCGCTGCATGGCTACACTCGGCTGTGGGACGAAATCACTTTACCGCTCCGGCCGTTGCGAGGCATCTTGTTGCGGGCTCATCCTGAAGTCGATCAAACCCAACTGGCACTCGATCGGATTCAAGCCTACGACGGCACTCGGGATCGGTTGGCTCTGATCAACGGCGATCATGTCGAAGGGACCTTTCGCCGGCTGACCGCGCTGGATGTCGAGTTTCAAGTCGGCAAGAAACTGCTGACCTTAGAGCGAAACCGCGTTGGCGAGATCCTATTCGCGAAGACGGCGGGCAATCTTCCGCCGCCAGGGCAGGGAGTCTGGGTCGGTCTACGCGATGGCTCGCTGCTGCTGGCCAATCAAATCAAGCTGCACGACGAACGATTGCAAGTTCGCTTGCCCAGCGGCGTCTCGCTGAAGTCATCGGTGCTTGAAAACGCCTACATGTTCGTGACCTATCTTCGTCCTGTCGGAACTGGCGTGCGATATCTAAGCGATCTCGAAGCGATTGGGTTCAAGAATCTTGGATTCCTCAGTACCCAGTGGGATTACAAGAAGGACCGCAACGTCCAAGGGGGAACGCTGAAGTCGGATCGCTATGTCAGCCAGAAAGGGATTGGCATGCATGCGACATCGCGGTTGGCGTACAAGGTCGATCCAGGCGATGCCCGGTTCAAAGCGAAGGTGGGCATCGACGACGATACCAAGGGGGCTGGCAGTGTGGTCTTCAAGGTCTACACCAGTCAGACCGGCAAAGATTGGAAGGTCGCTTACGAAAGCCCGATCGTCCGCGGAGGCGAGGCTCCGAAAGACGTCGATGTTTCGGTGAAGGGTATGAAGGGCATCGCCCTGGTCGTCGAGTTCGCCGACGGTGCCGACGTGCTCGATCATGCCAACTGGCTGGATGCTCGCTTCGAGCCTGAGTAAGGGCACGAAAAAAGGGACGAGGTGTTCCCCGTCCCTTTCTTGGATTGGCTGGCGGTTGCGAATTGCTTACGCGCCGTACTTCTGCAGACGACCGGCGTTGGCCATGGCCAGGGTCATCAGGTATTGAGCTTCGAAGTGTCCCAGGCCGCCACGAGCTGTGGTCGATTCGCCGAAGGTGGTGTGACCATCAGGACGGCAGCAGTTCGAGTACAGCATGGTCGGAACTGGATGCCAGCTATGGCTTGCCAGGAACGATGGGGTGCTGTGGTCGCCGGTGACGATCAGGACGTCTGGGTTCAGAGCCAGGATCTTAGGAATCTGGGCATCGAACTCTTCGGTGCGTTTGACCTTGGCGTCGAAATCGCCATCTTCACCGCTCGAGTCGGTGTACTTGAAGTGGATGAAGAAGAAGTCGTACTCTTCCCAGTGCTGCTTCAGCACTTCCAGTTCGTCGTCCAGCGATTGAGCGTTGCCCAGGATGTCCATGCCGACCAGGCTCGCCAGACCCTTGTACATTGGGTAGACAGCGATGGCCCCCGCCTTCAGGCCGTAGACTTCTTCGTAGGTTGGAATCGAAGGCTTGGCCGAGAAGCCACGCATGGTCAGGCAGTTCGCCTTCTTTTCGTCCTTCAGCATCTTCTTCGCTTCTTCGAAGAACTGCTTGGCGATGGCAGCCGTCTTCTGGCTGGATTCGTCGGCACCGACTGGATCCAGCGGCAGAACGCCGGTCGCCTGTGGGTCGGTGTCGGCAACGTTGCCCCCCAGACCGTCGCCCCCGCGGAAGACGACCACGAAGCGGTGTTCCTTCACTGGCTTCACGATCACTTCGACACCGGGGATCTTGATGGCGTTGAGGCTTTCGGCCAGCGGAGCGCTCTCTTCGGTCGGGATACGACCGGCGCGGCGATCGGTGATCTTGCCGTCGGCATCGACAGTGCAGAAGTTACAGCGAACGGCCACGTCGCCATCTTGCAGTGGCAGACCGATGCCGGTGGCTTCCAAGGCACCACGACCGATCAGGTACTTCAGTGGGTCGTAACCGAACAGGCCCAAGTGACCAGGGCCACTACCGGGACTGATGCCTGGCTTCACAGGGATGCTGGCGCCCTGCACGCTTTTCGCGGCGAGTGCATCGAGATTGGGCGTTTGGGCAGCTTCCAGTTCGGTCTTGCCGCCTGGCTCGTGAGGCAGCCCACCCAGGCCATCGCCAACAAACATGACGATCTTGGTGTTGTTCTTCGACTTCAGGCTGCGAACCAGATCAATTTGGTCCATGGCGTTGCTCTCTCTGGAATCTTTTCAGGTGATGGGTGGGTAAAGTGCAATGATTTGTATGTGGTCAATTATCAGCTTTTTCAGCCATTTCACAACCACGTAGGCGGGTAGGTAAAAAGCCACTAAAGCTTAACAAGGTTG
Proteins encoded in this window:
- a CDS encoding DUF58 domain-containing protein, translated to MSTLLDPQTLAKVQGLRLRAKHIVEGLIAGSHRSPHRGFSIEFAEHRDYAPGDDLRYLDWKVLGRTDKYYIKQFEDETNLICNLVVDISESMRYRGPDAAMSKLEYAQALAATFAWLILQQQDAVGLVTFDQQVRSLVPPSGSPVQLQQVIDVLQSVESKEKTEIGPLLHELSGRLNRRGLVIVLSDFFDDVDSIMAGLKHLRFRKHDIILMHVLDPAELDFPFDRPTMFHGLEQFPELLADPISVRKAYRQEIDSFVNDLRSQTLANQMDYAQVRTDMPFDAVLRNYLNHRNARLV
- a CDS encoding BatA domain-containing protein — encoded protein: MNPFAFSSATMLLWGLAAVAPILIHLWNRRRYRETDWAAMKFLLAAMKKNRRRIQVEHLLLLLVRCAILLFFAIALADMSCVGGSGIAGFGGPGSATHTVLVIDQSYSMAYGEDGQTRLDRAKELARQLVNEASEGDGFTLITMGRTARGVISEPAFDPGDVLREIDQIDIDPGVAVLDLTLAEIEGVLRVAARDFPRLRRSQVCILTDYGDVTWKDAASQSSEQLLTKIQELAVMRTLDVGQPQTTNSAIVGAEQVTPYLTPNQPARFRVDITCDNASQLPSQVLQMMVDGRLVSQKMVPFVDNQIVSVEMNTVFTQPGTHAIEFRLEDDLLKVDNHRYVVVEVKPQLRVLCLASDVPSLKFLKLALDPSGEIDSAIKVETMNASALLDIDLLAYDAVYLSNVPQIAPDEAAVLRGYVERGGGLVIFLGDKVRADSYNAAFRPTGENPAPLLGVHLDQPSKRGEYFLDPRQYESPILEPFRGQQAGGLLTTPVWNYFQVTLPEGSSAKADLWFGSGDPAIVSGQYHPALKDEDVVSRLGGNVLLFCLPASTDSVDRSLDPPEAWTVFPTWPSFPPLVQESLAMAVASQFDRRNRQLGEVFEGIVEGNLGATLIEVTLPDDQSSRIEAVARDDRLFWAFDRTDQVGIYRSKSLSDGATSQVEFAVNPDPRESDLTRVAMENVPPGLQPGEHGADVAGGSPVVAAASSIDLFRYALILVLGLLFFESFLAFRFGAAAR
- a CDS encoding prenyltransferase/squalene oxidase repeat-containing protein, with product MLKSALAAAGTGSIGSMLAAQEWRGTSRRASSGLITPDIQLSINQGLQYLAERQTTQGQQRGAFGSDGYRANTAVVGLAGLAFMASGSSPNRGPYGANISACLDYLLANTQSGGFVALPNARTHGPMYGHGFATLFLAEVYGMTGVPELRDTVRAAIKLIVDTQNADGGWRYQPVRSEADISVTVCQMMALRAARNAGIFVPNETVDRCVDYVTRSQNPDGGFSYMLTGGPSAFPRSAAGVVALYSAGLYEGEIIERALKYLDDNLPQESTFRGNNHFFYGQYYAAQAFWHVGSQRWERYYRMIREVLQDRQTAQGFWTDFICPEYGTAMACIVLQLPNNYLPIFQK
- a CDS encoding NPCBM/NEW2 domain-containing protein, with protein sequence MIVRTMLWCCLVLAASVCHAQSVVTGPLVSIGKPTTNVAIREIADLEHWTGESTIEVGQVVRFGNPELIEDDGVVLFDDGTRIVAKELHTQGNSLHGYTRLWDEITLPLRPLRGILLRAHPEVDQTQLALDRIQAYDGTRDRLALINGDHVEGTFRRLTALDVEFQVGKKLLTLERNRVGEILFAKTAGNLPPPGQGVWVGLRDGSLLLANQIKLHDERLQVRLPSGVSLKSSVLENAYMFVTYLRPVGTGVRYLSDLEAIGFKNLGFLSTQWDYKKDRNVQGGTLKSDRYVSQKGIGMHATSRLAYKVDPGDARFKAKVGIDDDTKGAGSVVFKVYTSQTGKDWKVAYESPIVRGGEAPKDVDVSVKGMKGIALVVEFADGADVLDHANWLDARFEPE